The Longimicrobium sp. genomic interval TGGAGATGCCGCCAAAGCTGTCGACGGAGGTCAAGGCATGAACACGATTCCCGTGGTGCACTTTCGCTTCGGCGACGTGCAGGCCATGGCGGCCGCCACAGGGCGGCCCTACACGGTGGTGTACGACGGCCAGTGCAAGGTGTGCGGCCGCCTGGTGAAGGTGCTGACGAAGTGGGACACGGGGGATGAGCTGGAGCTGATCCCGTTCCAGAACACCACGGTGCTCAGCCGCTTTCCCTGGATTCCCGCGGCGGCCTACGCCGAAGCGCTGCAGCTGATCGGCCCCGGCGGAAAGACGTGGCAGGGCGGCGAGGCCATCGAACAGCTGCTGAAGATCCTGCCGTACGGCTTGACGTTCGGCTGGGCGTTCAAGGTGCCGGGCTTTGGCAACCTGTTCGGCCGGTTCTATCGCTGGTTCGCCCGCAACCGCTACAAGTTCGGCTGCGGCGAGCACTGCCAGATGCGTCCGCAGAAGCTGGACTTTGGTGATGTTGAGTAGCGTGCGGTGGGGCGAAAGCCGGCCTGAGGAGGGCCGGCTTTCGTGCGTTTGGGACTGTCGCAGGCTGGTTCCGCTCCCCGATGGCGGGACT includes:
- a CDS encoding DUF393 domain-containing protein; this translates as MNTIPVVHFRFGDVQAMAAATGRPYTVVYDGQCKVCGRLVKVLTKWDTGDELELIPFQNTTVLSRFPWIPAAAYAEALQLIGPGGKTWQGGEAIEQLLKILPYGLTFGWAFKVPGFGNLFGRFYRWFARNRYKFGCGEHCQMRPQKLDFGDVE